One part of the Alligator mississippiensis isolate rAllMis1 chromosome 3, rAllMis1, whole genome shotgun sequence genome encodes these proteins:
- the TLN1 gene encoding talin-1 isoform X1 — MVALSLKISIGNVVKTMQFEPSTMVYDACRMIRERVPEAQMGQPSDFGLFLSDEDPKKGIWLEAGKALDYYMLRNGDTMEYKKKQRPLKIRMLDGTVKTVMVDDSKTVTDMLMTICARIGITNYDEYSLVRDIMEEKKEEITGTLKKDKTLLRDEKKMEKLKQKLHTDDELNWLDHGRTLREQGVDDSETLLLRRKFFYSDQNVDSRDPVQLNLLYVQARDDILNGSHPVSFDKACEFAGYQCQIQFGPHNEQKHKPGFLDLKDFLPKEYIKQKGERKIFMAHKNCNSMSEIEAKVRYVKLARSLKTYGVSFFLVKEKMKGKNKLVPRLLGITKECVMRVDEKTKEVIQEWNLTNIKRWAASPKSFTLDFGDYQDGYYSVQTTEGEQIAQLIAGYIDIILKKKKSKDHFGLEGDEESTMLEDSVSPKKSTVLQQQFNRVGKVEHGSVALPAVMRSGAGGPESFQVGTMPQAQQQVTSGQMHRGHMPPLTSAQQALTGTINSSMQAVHAAQATLDDFETLPPLGQDAASKAWRKNKMDESKHEIHSQVDAITAGTASVVNLTAGDPADTDYTAVGCAVTTISSNLTEMSKGVKLLAALMEDEGGNGRQLLQAAKNLASAVSDLLKTAQPASAEPRQNLLQAAGVVGQTSGELLQQIGESDTDPRFQIVASRCARTLPTSDPKTDMLMQLAKAVASAAAALVLKAKNVAQKTEDSVLQTQVIAAATQCALSTSQLVACTKVVAPTISSPVCQEQLIEAGKLVAKSAEGCVEASQAATDDEQLLKQVGVAATAVTQALNDLLQHIKQHATGGQPIGRYDQATDTILNVTENIFSSMGDAGEMVRQARILAQATSDLVNAIKADAEGETDLENSRKLLSAAKILADATAKMVEAAKGAAAHPDSEEQQQRLREAAEGLRMATNAAAQNAIKKKLVHKLEHAAKQAAASATQTIAAAQHAASFNKNPAVQQQLVQSCKVVADQIPMLVQGVRGSQSQPDSPSAQLALIAASQNFLQPGGKMVAAAKATVPTITDQASAMQLSQCAKNLAAALAELRTAAQKAQEACGPLEIDSALSLVQSLERDLQEAKAAARDGKLKPLPGETMEKCAQDLGNSTKAVSSAIAHLLGEVAQGNENYTGIAAREVAQALRSLSQAARGVAATTSDPQAQSAMLECAGDVMDKASNLIEEVRKAVSKPGDPESQQRLAQVAKAVSQALNRCVNCLPGQRDVDAAIRTVSEASKRLLAESFPPSSKNFQEAQGHLNQAAAGLNQSANELVQASRGTPQDLARASGKFGQDFNEFLQAGVEMASQSPNKEDQAQVVSNLKSISMSSSKLLLAAKALSADPTAPNLKSQLAAAARAVTDSINNLITMCTQQAPGQKECDNALRELETVRELLENPTQAVNDLSYFNCLDSVMENSKVLGESMAGISQHAKNSKLPEFGDAISAASKALCGLTEAAAQAAYLVGVSDPNSQAGLQGLVDPTQFARANHAIQVACQNLVDPACTQSQVLSAATIVAKHTSALCNACRLASSRTANPVAKRQFVQSAKEVANSTASLVKTIKALDGAFNEENRERCRAATAPLIEAVDNLTAFASNPEFATVPAQISPEGRRAMEPIISSAKTMLESSAGLIQTARSLAVNPRDPPQWSVLAGHSRTVSDSIKKLITNMRDKAPGQQECDEAIEVLNKCMRDVDQASLAAISQQLAPREDISQEALHNQMITAVQEISNLIEPMAGAARAEASQLGHKVSQMAQYFEPLTLAAIGAASKTPNHQQQMNLLDQTKTLAESALQLLYTAKEAGGNPKQAAHTQEALEEAVQMMKEAVEDLTTTLNEAASAAGVVGGMVDSITQAINQLDEGPMGEPEGTFVDYQTTMVKTAKAIAVTVQEMVTKSTTSPDELGTLANQLTSEYGQLAHQAKPAALTAENEEIGFHIKNRVQELGHGCAALVTKAGALQCSPSDAYTKKELIECARKVSEKVSHVLAALQAGNRGTQACITAASAVSGIIADLDTTIMFATAGTLNRENAETFADHREGILKTAKALVEDTKVLVQNATASQEKLAQAAQSSVATITRLAEVVKLGAASLGSEDPETQVVLINAVKDVAKALGDLISATKAAAGKAGDDPAVYQLKNSAKVMVTNVTSLLKTVKAVEDEATKGTRALEATIEHIRQELAVFSSHMPPDKTSTPEDFIRMTKGITLATAKAVAAGNSCRQEDVIATANLSRRAIADMLRACKEAAYHPEVSMDVRQRALRYGKECTNGYLELLEHVLLILQKPSHELKQQLAGYSKRVAGSVTELIQAAEAMKGTEWVDPEDPTVIAENELLGAAAAIEAAAKKLEQLKPRAKPKQADESLNFEEQILEAAKSIAAATSALVKAASAAQRELVAQGKVGAIPANAVDDGQWSQGLISAARMVAAATNNLCEAANAAVQGHASEEKLISSAKQVAASTAQLLVACKVKADQDSEAMKRLQAAGNAVKRASDNLVKAAQKAAAFQDHDETVVVKEKMVGGIAQIIAAQEEMLRKERELEEARKKLAMIRQQQYKFLPSELRDEGQH, encoded by the exons TGAACTGGCTGGACCATGGGCGCACGCTGAGGGAGCAGGGCGTCGATGACAGCGAGACACTGCTGCTGCGCCGCAAGTTCTTTTACTCAGACCAGAATGTGGACTCTCGCGACCCCGTGCAGCTCAACCTGCTCTATGTGCAg gcccgAGACGACATCCTTAACGGCTCGCACCCCGTCTCCTTCGACAAGGCCTGTGAGTTCGCCGGGTACCAGTGCCAGATCCAGTTTGGGCCCCACAACGAGCAGAAGCACAAGCCGGGTTTCCTGGA CCTGAAGGACTTCCTGCCCAAGGAGTACATCAAGCAGAAGGGAGAGCGCAAGATCTTCATG GCCCACAAGAACTGCAACAGCATGAGTGAGATTGAGGCTAAAGTGCGTTATGTGAAACTCGCCCGGTCCCTGAAAACCTACGGGGTCTCCTTCTTCCTGGTCAAG GAGAAAATGAAGGGGAAGAACAAGCTGGTGCCACGGCTGCTGGGCATCACCAAGGAGTGTGTGATGCGGGTGGATGAGAAGACCAAGGAAGTGATTCAGGAGTGGAACCTCACCAACATCAAGCGCTGGGCCGCCTCACCCAAGAGCTTCACCCTG GACTTTGGGGACTACCAGGACGGGTACTACTCAGTGCAGACGACAGAGGGGGAGCAGATCGCCCAGCTGATCGCCGGCTACATTGACATCATCCTGAAGAAG AAAAAGAGCAAGGATCACTTCGGGCTGGAGGGGGATGAGGAGTCCACCATGCTGGAAGACTCCGTGTCCCCCAAGAA GTccacagtgctgcagcagcagttcaacCGTGTGGGCAAGGTGGAGCACGGCTCTGTGGCGCTGCCGGCCGTCATGCGCTCGGGTGCAGGTGGCCCTGAGAGCTTCCAGGTGGGCACCATGCCACAGGCCCAGCAGCAGGTCACCAGTGGGCAGATGCAccgagggcacatgccccccctg ACGTCGGCCCAGCAGGCCCTGACCGGTACCATCAATTCCAGCATGCAGGCGGTGCACGCGGCACAGGCCACACTGGATGACTTCGAGACGCTGCCGCCACTCGGGCAGGACGCT GCCTCCAAAGCCTGGCGCAAGAACAAGATGGATGAGTCGAAGCACGAGATCCACTCGCAGGTGGATGCCATCACCGCGGGCACTGCCTCCGTGGTGAACCTGACTGCAG GGGACCCAGCTGACACGGATTACACGGCTGTGGgctgtgctgtcaccaccatcTCCTCCAACCTCACTGAGATGTCCAAGGGTGTCAAGCTGCTGGCCGCACTCATGGAGGACGAGGGTGGGAATGGGCGGCAGCTCCTGCAAGCGGCCAAAAACTTGGCGAGTGCTGTCTCGGACCTGCTGAAGACCGCTCAGCCAGCCAGCGCTGAG CCACGCCAGAACCTGCTGCAGGCGGCCGGCGTCGTGGGCCAGACAAGcggggagctgctgcagcagatcgGAGAGAGCGACACCGACCCGCGCTTCCAG ATCGTGGCGAGCCGGTGTGCTCGGACCCTGCCCACATCTGACCCAAAGACG GACATGCTAATGCAGCTGGCGAAGGCGGTGGCCAGCGCCGCGGCTGCGCTCGTCCTAAAAGCCAAGAACGTGGCCCAGAAGACGGAGGATTCGGTGCTGCAGACCCAAGTGATTGCAGCCGCCACACAGTGTgctctctccacctcccagcttgtGGCCTGCACCAAG GTGGTGGCTCCCACGATCAGCTCCCCGGTGTGCCAGGAGCAGCTGATTGAGGCTGGCAAGCTAGTGGCCAAGTCAGCAGAGGGCTGCGTGGAGGCCTCCCAGGCAGCCACGGATGATGAGCAACTACTGAAGCAGGTGGGTGTAGCAGCCACGGCCGTGACCCAGGCCCTGAACGACCTGCTGCAGCACATCAAGCAGCACGCCACAGGTGGGCAGCCCATCGGGCGCTACGACCAGGCCACCGACACCATCCTCAACGTCACGGAGAACATCTTTAGCTCCATGGGTGATGCAG GGGAGATGGTGCGCCAGGCCCGCATCCTGGCCCAGGCCACCTCCGACCTCGTCAACGCCATCAAGGCTGATGCGGAGGGTGAGACCGACCTGGAGAACTCGCGCAAACTGCTGAGCGCTGCCAAGATCCTGGCCGATGCCACCGCCAAGATGGTGGAGGCAGCCAAg GGGGCTGCCGCCCACCCCGACAgcgaagagcagcagcagcggctgcGGGAGGCGGCCGAGGGGCTGCGCATGGCGACCAATGCTGCAGCCCAGAACGCCATCAAGAAGAAGCTGGTGCACAAGCTGGAG CATGCCGCCAAGCAGGCTGCAGCCTCCGCCACGCAGACCATCGCCGCCGCACAGCACGCTGCCTCCTTCAACAAGAACCcggctgtgcagcagcagctggtgcagaGCTGCAAG GTGGTTGCAGATCAGATCCCGATGCTGGTGCAGGGGGTGCGAGGGAGCCAGTCACAGCCGGACAGCCCCAGCGCGCAGCTGGCCCTCATTGCTGCCAGCCAAAATTTCCTGCAG CCCGGGGGGAAGATGGTGGCTGCTGCCAAGGCCACTGTCCCCACCATCACGGACCAGGCCTCCGCCATGCAGCTCAGCCAGTGCGCCAAGAACCTGGCCGCAGCCCTCGCCGAGCTCCGCACGGCTGCCCAGAAG gctcaggaggCCTGCGGGCCTCTGGAGATCGACTCGGCCCTCAGCCTCGTGCAGAGCCTGGAGCGAGACCTGCAGGAAGCCAAGGCCGCCGCCAGGGATGGCAAGCTCAAGCCTCTGCCTGGGGAGACG ATGGAGAAGTGCGCGCAGGACCTGGGGAACAGCACGAAGGCTGTCAGCTCTGCTATCGCCCACCTGCTAGGGGAGGTGGCCCAGGGCAACGAGAACTACACAG GGATTGCTGCGCGGGAGGTGGCTCAGGCCCTGCGCTCGCTGAGCCAGGCTGCCCGTGGCGTGGCGGCCACCACGTCGGACCCCCAGGCACAGAGTGCCATGCTGGAGTGTGCTGGCGACGTCATGGACAAGGCCAGCAACCTCATTGAGGAGGTGCGCAAGGCTGTGAGCAAGCCCGGCGACCCCGAGAGCCAGCAGCGCCTGGCCCAG GTGGCCAAGGCTGTGTCCCAGGCCTTGAACCGCTGCGTGAACTGCCTCCCGGGGCAGCGTGATGTGGACGCTGCCATCCGCACCGTGAGCGAGGCCAGCAAGAGGCTGCTGGCCGAGTCG TTCCCCCCCAGCAGCAAGAACTTCCAGGAGGCGCAGGGCCATCTGAACCAGGCGGCTGCCGGGCTCAACCAGTCAGCCAACGAGCTGGTGCAGGCGTCTCGCGGGACCCCCCAAGACCTGGCCAGGGCCTCTGGCAAATTTGGGCAGGACTTCAACGAGTTCCTGCAGGCGGGAGTGGAGATGGCCAGCCAGTCCCCG AACAAGGAGGACCAGGCACAAGTGGTGTCGAACCTGAAGAGCATCTCCATGTCATCcagcaagctgctgctggccGCCAAGGCCCTCTCTGccgaccccactgcccccaacctcaagagccagctggctgctgctgcgcG agctgtgacAGACAGCATCAACAACCTGATCACCATGTGCACACAGCAGGCACCCGGCCAGAAGGAGTGCGACAATGCCCTGCGGGAGCTTGAG ACGGTGCGGGAGCTGCTGGAAAACCCCACACAGGCCGTGAACGACCTGTCCTACTTCAACTGCCTAGACAGCGTCATGGAGAACTCTAAG gtgctgggcGAATCGATGGCTGGGATCTCGCAGCACGCCAAGAACAGCAAACTGCCTGAGTTCGGGGACGCCATCAGTGCCGCCTCCAAGGCGCTCTGCGGGCTCACGGAGGCAGCGGCTCAG GCTGCCTACCTAGTGGGTGTGTCGGACCCCAACAGCCAGGCCGGGCTGCAGGGCCTTGTGGACCCCACGCAGTTCGCCAGAGCCAACCACGCCATCCAGGTGGCCTGCCAGAACCTGGTGGACCCGGCCTGCACCCAGTCCCAG GTGCTGTCAGCCGCCACCATTGTGGCCAAGCACACCTCGGCCCTGTGCAATGCCTGCCGCCTGGCCTCGTCCCGCACCGCCAACCCTGTGGCCAAGCGCCAGTTTGTGCAGTCTGCCAAGGAGGTGGCCAACAGCACCGCCAGCTTGGTCAAGACCATCAAG GCGCTGGATGGAGCCTTTAACGAGGAGAACCGGGAACGTTGCCGGGCGGCCACCGCCCCCCTCATCGAGGCTGTGGACAACCTGACGGCCTTCGCCTCCAACCCGGAGTTTGCCACCGTCCCTGCCCAGATCAGCCCTGAG GGGCGCCGAGCCATGGAGCCCATCATCTCCTCAGCCAAGACTATGCTGGAGAGCTCAGCCGGGCTCATCCAGACGGCCCGTTCACTTGCTGTCAACCCCAGAGACCCACCCCAGTGGTCAGTGCTGGCCGGGCACTCTCGCACCGTCTCCGACTCCATCAAGAAGCTCATCACCAACATGAG AGACAAGGCgccggggcagcaggagtgcgACGAGGCCATCGAGGTGCTGAACAAGTGTATGCGAGATGTGGACCAGGCCTCCCTAGCCGCCATCAGCCAGCAGCTGGCCCCACGCGAAGACATCTCCCAGGAG GCCTTGCATAACCAGATGATCACAGCTGTTCAGGAGATCAGCAACCTCATCGagcccatggctggtgctgccaggGCTGAGGCCTCCCAGCTGGGACACAAG GTGTCGCAGATGGCTCAGTACTTCGAGCCGCTCACCCTGGCTGCCATCGGCGCCGCCTCCAAGACTCCGAACCACCAGCAGCAGATGAACCTCCTGGACCAAACCAAGACACTGGCCGAGTcggccctgcagctgctctacACAGCCAAGGAGGCCGGCGGCAACCCCAAG CAAGCCGCCCACACGCAGGAGGCCCTGGAGGAGGCCGTGCAGATGATGAAGGAGGCCGTGGAGGACCTGACAACCACACTGAATGAGGCTGCCAGTGCCGCCGGTGTAGTGGGTGGCATGGTAGACTCCATCACCCAGGCCATCAACCAG CTGGACGAGGGGCCCATGGGGGAGCCAGAAGGGACCTTTGTAGACTACCAGACCACCATGGTCAAGACTGCCAAGGCCATCGCTGTGACGGTGCAAGAGATG GTCACCAAGTCCACAACCAGCCCCGACGAGCTGGGCACTCTGGCCAACCAGCTCACCAGCGAGTACGGGCAACTGGCACACCAGGCCAAGCCCGCTGCCCTCACTGCTGAGAACGAGGAG ATCGGCTTCCACATCAAGAACCGGGTGCAGGAGCTGGGCCATGGATGCGCCGCACTGGTGACCAaggctggagccctgcagtgcagccccagcgaTGCCTACACCAAGAAGGAGCTGATCGAGTGCGCCCGCAAAGTCTCGGAGAAG GTGTCCCACGTGCtagcagccctgcaggctggaaaccGTGGCACCCAGGCCTGCATCACTGCTGCCAGCGCCGTCTCGGGCATCATTGCCGACCTCGACACCACCATCATGTTTGCCACTGCCGGCACCCTGAACCGGGAGAACGCCGAGACCTTTGCTGACCACAG GGAAGGCATCCTGAAGACGGCCAAGGCACTGGTGGAGGACACCAAGGTACTGGTGCAGAATGCCACGGCCAGCCAGGAGAAGCTGGCGCAGGCTGCCCAGTCCTCTGTGGCCACCATCACCCGCCTGGCGGAGGTGGTGAAGCTGggcgctgccagcctgggctctgaagACCCCGAGACCCAG GTGGTCCTGATCAACGCAGTGAAGGACGTGGCCAAGGCGCTCGGAGACCTGATCAGTGCGACCAAGGCAGCTGCCGGCAAAGCAGGAGATGACCCTGCTGTCTATCAGCTGAAGAACTCGGCCAAG GTCATGGTCACCAACGTCACATCCTTGCTGAAGACTGTGAAGGCCGTGGAGGACGAGGCCACAAAGGGGACGCGGGCGCTAGAAGCCACAATCGAGCACATCCGGCAGGAGCTCGCG GTGTTCTCCTCCCACATGCCTCCGGACAAGACTTCAACCCCTGAGGATTTCATCCGGATGACCAAAGGCATCACCTTGGCAACTGCCAAGGCCGTGGCTGCTGGCAACTCGTGCCGGCAGGAGGACGTGATCGCCACGGCAAATCTGAGCCGTCGCGCCATCGCCGATATGCTGCGCGCCTGCAAG GAAGCCGCCTACCACCCTGAGGTGAGCATGGACGTGCGACAGCGGGCACTGCGCTATGGCAAGGAGTGCACCAACGGCTACCTCGAGCTGCTGGAACACGTGCTGCTG ATCCTGCAGAAGCCAAGCCATgagctgaagcagcagctggcagggtaCTCCAAGCGCGTGGCTGGCTCCGTCACCGAGCTCATCcaggctgctgaggccatgaaag GCACCGAATGGGTTGATCCTGAGGACCCCACCGTCATCGCCGAGAAcgagctgctgggagcagctgctgccatcgAGGCCGCGGCCAAGAAACTGGAGCAGCTGAAGCCGAGAGCCAAGCCCAAG caggcGGACGAGAGCCTGAACTTTGAGGAGCAGATCCTGGAGGCCGCCAAGTCCATCGCTGCTGCAACCAGTGCCCTGGTGAAGGCGGCCTCAGCCGCCCAGAGGGAGCTGGTGGCGCAAGGAAAG GTTGGCGCCATCCCGGCTAACGCGGTGGACGATGGCCAGTGGTCCCAGGGGCTCATCTCAGCC GCCCgcatggtggcagctgccaccaacaacctgtgcgaagcagcaaacGCAGCGGTGCAGGGCCACGCCAGCGAGGAAAAGCTCATCTCGTCCGCCAAGCAGGTGGCCGCCTccactgcccagctcctggtGGCCTGCAAGGTCAAGGCTGACCAGGACTCGGAGGCCATGAAGAGGCTGCAG GCTGCCGGCAATGCTGTGAAAAGGGCGTCAGACAACCTGGTGAAGGCCGCCCAGAAGGCCGCCGCCTTCCAGGACCACGACGAGACAGTGGTGGTGAAGGAAAAGATGGTGGGGGGCATCGCGCAG ATCATCGCGGCACAGGAGGAGATGCTACGGAAGGAGCGGGAGCTGGAGGAGGCACGGAAGAAGCTGGCCATGATCCGGCAGCAGCAGTACAAGTTCCTGCCCTCGGAGCTGCGGGACGAGGGGCAGCACTGA